The DNA window CCGGCCGGTCGAGCCGGACCATCGCGATCAGCGACCCCGGCAGGTTTTTGTCGCACCCGGGAATCGCGATCAGCCCGTCGTACCATTGGGCCGACATGATGGTTTCGATCGAATCGGCGATGACCTCGCGGGATGGGAGCGAGTAGCACATTCCTTCGGTGCCCATCGAAATGCCGTCGCTCACGCCGATGGTGTTGAAGCGCATCCCGAGCATTCCCGCCGAGATCACCCCTTCCTTGACGATATCGGCCAGGCCGAGGAGATGCATGTTGCAGGGGTTGCCGTCGAACCACATGCTGGCAATGCCGACCTGCGCCTTGTCCAGGTCGGATTCGGTCAAGCCGGCGCCGAACAGCATGGCCCGGGAGCCGACCTGGGCCCGGGCCTGGGTTAAACGGGCGCTGTACCGATTGAGAGCCACGGGAAGCCTCAGGAGTTCTTGATCTTGAGCAACTGGCGTGCTTCCGCCGGGGTCGCGATGTCACGCTGGAGTTCTTTGGCCAGGCGAACCGCCCGCTCAACCAACTGGACGTTGGTGGCCAGCACTTTGTGGGAGTAGTAGATGTTGTCCTCGATCCCGACCCGGCAATGACCGCCCATGATGATGCCGAGGGTCGTCACCGGCAACTGGGCCCGCCCCACCCCAATGCAACTCCATTTGGCGCCGGCCGGGAGCAGGTTCATCAGCGTGAGCATGTTCTGGGGGGTGAACGACAATGCGTTCTGGACGCCGAGCACGAAGTCGAAGAACGGCGGATCGTCGATCAGCCCCATCTTCCAGAGCCGGGCGCCGGCCTCGATATGGCTGGCATCGAAACACTCGATTTCGGGCCGGACCCCGTACTCCTTCATCTTGGCGGCCCAGTACTCGGCGTAATCGGTCCGGTTGATGTAGGGCCCCTGCGGAAAGTTGACCGAGCCGACGTTCAAACTCATCATGTCCGGCTTGAGGTCCACCATCCGGATCCGGCCTTCCCGGTCGTCGAGCCCCCAGCCGGTCGACATCTGGACAATCAAAGTGGTGTGCTTCCGAAGCCCCTCCAGCACCCTGGCGAAGTAGTCGTAGTCGAGGCAGGCCTTCTGATCTTTGTCGCGGGCGTGGTAGTGGAGAATCGAGGCACCGGCCTCCCAGCATTGGATCCCGGTTTCGATCACCTCATCGGCCGTGACCGCGACGTGGGGGGTGTGCTCCTTCGTGGCCACCGGGCCATTCGGCGCGACGGTAATGATCAGCTTGTCCATTCGACTCACGACATCTTATAGCCGCCACCGCAGGTCAGACACTCTCCGGTAACGTAGTTGGATTCGGGAATACAGAGGAGATACACAGCCCCGGCCGCTTCCTCGGGCGTCCCGGCCCGACCAAGCGGAATCACGGTGCCCGCCGCCTTGAACGCGTCAGGACTGATGCCGACGGCAATCTGGCGCCCGTCGATATCGATCGTCGCCCCCCCGTGGGCCGGGGCGGTCGTCAACCGGGTCTCGATCAGACCGAACGCCACCGCATTGACCGTGATCTTGTACCGCCCCCACTCCTTGGCAAGGGCCCGAGTCAGCCCGATGACGCCGGCCTTGCCCGCCGAGTAGTTGGCCTGGCCCGCATTACCCCCCGTGCCGGACACCGAGGAAATGTTGACCACTTTTCGATAGACTTCGCGGCCCGCCGCGGCCTCGGCCTTGGCGGCGCTCCGGAGAAACTCGCTCGCGGCCCGGAGAATCCGGAAGGGCGCCCCGAGATGAACATCGATGATGGCATCGAACTGCTCGTCGGTCATCTTCTGGATGACGTTGTCCCAGGTATAGCCGGCGTTGTTGACGATGATGTCGATTCCGCCATAGTTGTCCAATGCGGTCTTGATCCACCGATCCGGGAACGATTTATCGGTCACGTTGCCGGCGCAGACCACGGCCTGGCCCCCGCCGGCCCGAATGGCGGCCGCCGTGGCCTCCGCGGGGGCCGGATCGAGGTCGTTGATCACCACCTTGGCGCCCTCGGAGGCAAACTTCTTGGCAATGGCCTGGCCAATGCCCCGGCCGCTGCCGGTGACCAGCGCCACTTTTCCTTGCAATGTCGGCATACCCTGAATCTCCAGAAAAGAGTCTAGTTGGTGGTCCGGTACATGGTCACGACGCAGGCTCCACCCAAGCCGAGGTTGTGCTGGAGCGCGATCCGGGCGCCCGGCACTTGGCGGCCGCCGGCCTCACCCCGAAGGTGCCACACCAGTTCGGTGCACTGAGCGAGGCCGGTGGCCCCCAACGGATGCCCCTTCGACAGCAGGCCGCCGGATGGGTTGGTCACGACTTGGCCGCCATAGGTGTTGTCGCCCTCGACCACGAACCGTTCAGCGGTGCCGGGCGGCGTCAGGCCCAACGCTTCATAGGTCAGGAGTTCGTTGGCGGTGAAGCAATCGTGCAGTTCGACGACATCGACATCGGACGGACCGATGCCAGTCTGTTCGAAGACCTGGTCCGCGGCCCGGCGGGCCATGTCGAAGCCGACCAATCGCATCATGTCGCCCTGATCGAAGGTGCCGGGCACGTCGCTGGTCATTGCTTGCCCCGCAATCCGGACCCGCATATCCAAACCAAGCGATTTGGCGAACGCCTCCGAGCAGAGCACGGCCGCCGCGGCCCCGCAGGTGGGCGGGCAACACTGGAGCCGGGTCAACGGAGCCACGATGGCCGGCGAGGCCAGGACCTCCTCTTCGGTGACCGGGGTCCGAAACAAGGCGAACGGGTTCTCCGCCGCGTGGCGCCGGGCCTTGACGCTGATCTTGGCGAAGGTACTGGCCTTGGTGTCGTGCTCCTTCATGTACTGACGGCCGGCGGCGGCAAAGTACTGGGGCGCGATCGGGCCGTCCAGGTCGATCCCGTCCTTCCGGTCAACCGCCGCCACGAACTCGTCGAGCGGCGTCGGGCGGTCGGTGTACATCTTCGTGATCGGGCCCGGTACCATCTGCTCGAACCCAAGCGCCAGAGCGCATTCCACGACGCCCGACTCGACCGCCTGGCGGGCCAGGAATAGGGCGGTTGAACCGGTCGAGCAGTTGTTGTTGACATTGATGATCGGAATGCTGGTGAGTCCCACCTGATAGAGCGCCCGCTGGCCCGAACAACTGTCCCCAAACACAAAACCGACATACGCCTGCTCGATCCGCTCGTAGGGCACTCGGGCATCCGCGAGCGCGGCCCGGGCGGCGTTGGCCCCCATAGTTGGATAGGCGTCGCTCTTCCCCGGTTTCGCAAACGGAACCAT is part of the Gemmatimonadota bacterium genome and encodes:
- a CDS encoding 3-keto-5-aminohexanoate cleavage protein, whose protein sequence is MDKLIITVAPNGPVATKEHTPHVAVTADEVIETGIQCWEAGASILHYHARDKDQKACLDYDYFARVLEGLRKHTTLIVQMSTGWGLDDREGRIRMVDLKPDMMSLNVGSVNFPQGPYINRTDYAEYWAAKMKEYGVRPEIECFDASHIEAGARLWKMGLIDDPPFFDFVLGVQNALSFTPQNMLTLMNLLPAGAKWSCIGVGRAQLPVTTLGIIMGGHCRVGIEDNIYYSHKVLATNVQLVERAVRLAKELQRDIATPAEARQLLKIKNS
- a CDS encoding SDR family oxidoreductase produces the protein MPTLQGKVALVTGSGRGIGQAIAKKFASEGAKVVINDLDPAPAEATAAAIRAGGGQAVVCAGNVTDKSFPDRWIKTALDNYGGIDIIVNNAGYTWDNVIQKMTDEQFDAIIDVHLGAPFRILRAASEFLRSAAKAEAAAGREVYRKVVNISSVSGTGGNAGQANYSAGKAGVIGLTRALAKEWGRYKITVNAVAFGLIETRLTTAPAHGGATIDIDGRQIAVGISPDAFKAAGTVIPLGRAGTPEEAAGAVYLLCIPESNYVTGECLTCGGGYKMS
- a CDS encoding lipid-transfer protein translates to MSRPVYVVGVGMVPFAKPGKSDAYPTMGANAARAALADARVPYERIEQAYVGFVFGDSCSGQRALYQVGLTSIPIINVNNNCSTGSTALFLARQAVESGVVECALALGFEQMVPGPITKMYTDRPTPLDEFVAAVDRKDGIDLDGPIAPQYFAAAGRQYMKEHDTKASTFAKISVKARRHAAENPFALFRTPVTEEEVLASPAIVAPLTRLQCCPPTCGAAAAVLCSEAFAKSLGLDMRVRIAGQAMTSDVPGTFDQGDMMRLVGFDMARRAADQVFEQTGIGPSDVDVVELHDCFTANELLTYEALGLTPPGTAERFVVEGDNTYGGQVVTNPSGGLLSKGHPLGATGLAQCTELVWHLRGEAGGRQVPGARIALQHNLGLGGACVVTMYRTTN